From the genome of Colwellia psychrerythraea 34H, one region includes:
- a CDS encoding ligand-binding sensor domain-containing protein → MFSLLCVSFLSEANNATSIKTLSNVNKILQDKDGFIWLAGQQGLTRVDANSNITFSLSNQEWPLPYSWIHNMSLIDDNLLLATETHGLWLFHTQTGTVTKIPVDIPRQNHFDAVMFKDKYYINAPNKLYRYNPSTKETNIIENDISIDHLVHNQRHLYISNEKGLFQLQGDRLSIIINEPITALTAISNAVIAITANKIYRFSDDGTISNIGHNETIYGLTKAFDSDDFFTVNKKNIITKYNGLTLSTIPHHYGQSKTVRIRDIFHDASGVLWLVSNQGIEQVNENYITNHEVIFDIPINANEIKLFDNEIIIGSYGAGLQNFLKPIFKPSVNTAFTKKGLKIFDAIEVNKNLYIASFDGLWRYDKNQEKVSKLNIIADQLVLKLKHKNNLLYIATNDDGLYIYDLNSKKIINHIDVKKGLLSPEIIDVLPLEEGKIWIANSRHISIYEQATNVTTTLKSPNKSKVVSFVLADNKIFASTLGDGILVFNQQGDLLAQLSKDHSFTEMIKINGDVWVSGQPGLYRISPKNYQVTMIENTQQYSFVSSMLVKNDTLYAIHYSGILALDLSEQKQFNPNVIISKTTISGKAYLLNKTIKIESGNDVITFDLASLDYRPGLAKKYQYRINNSQWQQISNNQLTLTGLASGHYNIEIMATNSLGHWSDVKAYTEIDVAYPWYWTVELKIIYIILILFIVLLTSWLLYLRTKSIRNIHNLLKDDMRNCGRVMKTIQRNLQLTSTSLASNEVEQSKQLIEKSILVLKENLDSQEPDSLAGKDLTVAIPFLANYIHSKYEVKLYCTLDDKIDSLNYELRSDVYKVIFEALMSAIFKSEAQNFNLTLQEVKQKLWLTVNSDNDSFNQLNSRIDFDLASYTIRQITSKHHASLNTFDNDDGSSQLVISFPLMTLN, encoded by the coding sequence GTGTTTAGCCTCTTATGCGTTAGCTTTTTAAGTGAAGCCAACAATGCAACATCGATTAAAACCCTAAGTAACGTTAATAAAATACTCCAAGACAAGGACGGTTTTATCTGGTTAGCCGGTCAACAAGGGTTAACGCGCGTTGATGCCAATAGTAATATTACTTTTTCGCTCAGTAATCAAGAATGGCCACTGCCATATTCTTGGATACATAATATGAGCCTTATTGATGACAACCTTTTACTTGCCACAGAAACTCACGGCTTATGGTTATTTCACACTCAAACCGGTACTGTTACAAAAATCCCTGTTGATATTCCACGGCAGAACCACTTTGATGCAGTAATGTTTAAAGATAAATATTACATCAATGCCCCAAATAAGTTGTATCGATATAACCCAAGTACTAAAGAAACTAATATTATTGAAAATGATATTAGTATTGATCATCTTGTTCATAATCAAAGGCACCTATACATATCGAATGAAAAAGGCTTATTTCAATTACAAGGTGACCGCCTTTCTATTATCATTAATGAGCCGATTACTGCATTAACGGCCATATCTAATGCAGTGATAGCCATAACAGCGAACAAGATTTACCGTTTTTCAGATGACGGAACAATATCAAATATAGGGCATAATGAGACCATCTATGGGCTAACTAAAGCGTTTGATAGTGATGATTTCTTTACAGTAAATAAAAAAAATATTATCACCAAATATAATGGCCTGACACTTTCAACAATTCCTCATCACTATGGACAAAGTAAAACCGTACGTATTAGAGATATATTTCATGATGCATCGGGAGTTTTATGGTTAGTGAGTAATCAAGGTATTGAACAAGTTAATGAGAACTACATTACCAATCATGAAGTTATTTTTGATATTCCAATCAATGCTAATGAAATCAAACTATTTGATAATGAGATCATTATTGGCAGTTATGGCGCTGGTTTACAAAACTTCTTAAAACCTATATTTAAACCAAGCGTAAATACTGCCTTCACTAAAAAAGGCCTAAAAATATTTGATGCCATAGAGGTAAACAAAAACCTATACATCGCAAGTTTTGATGGTTTATGGCGCTATGATAAAAACCAAGAGAAAGTGAGTAAACTGAATATTATTGCAGATCAACTTGTATTAAAACTTAAGCATAAAAACAACTTACTCTACATAGCCACTAATGATGATGGCCTCTATATCTATGACTTAAATAGTAAAAAAATTATAAATCATATCGATGTTAAAAAGGGATTGTTGAGTCCTGAGATTATTGATGTCTTACCATTAGAGGAAGGAAAAATATGGATTGCAAACAGCAGGCACATTAGCATTTACGAACAAGCAACCAACGTGACCACAACACTGAAGTCGCCAAATAAAAGTAAAGTTGTTTCATTTGTTTTAGCTGACAACAAAATTTTTGCCTCAACGCTCGGCGATGGTATTTTAGTGTTTAATCAACAAGGTGACTTATTAGCTCAGCTTTCTAAAGATCATAGCTTCACCGAAATGATAAAAATTAATGGTGACGTATGGGTATCTGGCCAGCCAGGTTTATATCGTATATCGCCAAAAAATTATCAAGTTACTATGATAGAAAATACCCAACAGTATTCTTTTGTCAGCAGTATGTTAGTAAAAAATGACACCCTTTATGCCATTCACTACAGTGGTATTTTGGCACTCGATCTATCTGAACAAAAACAGTTTAATCCGAATGTTATTATCAGCAAAACAACTATTTCAGGTAAAGCTTATTTACTTAATAAAACGATTAAGATTGAAAGTGGTAACGATGTCATCACCTTTGACTTGGCTAGTTTGGACTATCGCCCAGGGTTAGCGAAAAAATATCAGTACCGAATTAATAATAGCCAATGGCAGCAAATTAGTAATAACCAATTAACCTTAACAGGCCTGGCTTCAGGTCATTATAATATTGAGATTATGGCAACTAATAGCTTAGGGCATTGGAGTGATGTAAAAGCTTATACTGAGATAGATGTCGCCTATCCTTGGTACTGGACAGTAGAACTGAAAATTATTTACATCATATTAATCTTGTTTATCGTGTTGTTGACCTCTTGGTTACTTTATTTACGGACGAAATCAATTAGAAACATTCACAATTTGCTCAAAGATGACATGAGAAATTGCGGTCGAGTGATGAAAACTATTCAACGTAATTTACAACTCACCTCTACGTCGCTAGCAAGTAATGAAGTAGAACAAAGTAAGCAATTGATTGAAAAAAGTATATTAGTGCTTAAAGAGAACCTTGATTCACAGGAACCCGATAGTCTTGCTGGCAAAGATTTAACTGTAGCGATTCCTTTTTTAGCTAACTATATTCATAGTAAATACGAAGTAAAACTATACTGTACTCTTGATGATAAAATCGATAGCTTAAATTATGAATTAAGATCAGATGTCTACAAAGTCATATTTGAAGCACTGATGTCGGCCATATTTAAGAGTGAAGCACAAAACTTCAATCTTACGTTACAAGAGGTTAAGCAAAAATTATGGCTCACTGTTAATAGCGACAATGATTCTTTTAACCAACTCAACAGTAGAATCGACTTCGATCTCGCTAGTTATACGATTCGTCAAATTACCAGTAAACACCACGCTTCACTCAATACTTTTGATAATGATGACGGTAGCAGCCAACTAGTCATTAGCTTCCCATTGATGACCTTAAATTAG